The Halococcus salifodinae DSM 8989 DNA window ACAACAAGCAACATGGTTTGTGGCGGACTCGTCGCCGTTGCCGGGATAGCGAGTGCGGTCGTCGCAAGGGTGCAGCCCGTCAGTCGCCAGGCGCAACGTACTGGCGGTGACCGCTCCGAGGTAGCCTGACGGACGGTTTTCTCATCGACTAAGTGGGGGTTCAGGATAGTAGTATGGGTGATTATAGTGGCAATTGGGGGACTCCAAGACGCACTTCACGCTCCAATAGCTCTAGCGTGATTCTCATGGAGTCTCCCTCTCTCCGTTTGGATGATCTTTGATCAGCCCTCGACAGAGCAAACGGGTGGGGATCATCGGGCTGCCTGAACCCGTTCAGTCAGTACAGCTCTTGTTCCTGTTCCTCACGCTCCGACTCCTCGGCCTGCTCGGCTTCGAGTTGTCGTCGGCCACGTCTGTACTGGGCGATTCCGGGAATGATCTTGTTTTTGAGATCGAGCAGGAACGAGACGATACCGTAGGTCCAGAAGAAAAAGAGGACCACCAGCCCGCCCCAGTAGACGAGTGCGACGGTTTCGGCCGCCATGGTCAGTCATTGGTTTCGACCGGCGAGCCAGCCGCCCCATCGGTCCCCGGCGGAGTGACGATGCCGTGGGTGATTGCTTCCCCGCTCGCGGTGTCGAACAAGTGGACTTTATGACGGTCTAGGACCACGTCGATTTCTTGGTCTTCCCGGATATCCGCGTTGGGATCGTTGCTCATCAGTAGCTGGTCGGTCTTCGTCGCCTCTTGGGCCATCGATGTTTTCCCCTCGCCCAGCAACAGGTAGGTGAATATCTCGTCGCCCATCGGTTCGAGGACATCGGTCGTCGCCTCAATGGCTCTGGACGGGTTCGGTACAGACTCCACGTCCGTCACCGGATAGACATCCTCCGGCCTGACACCGACTGTCACGTCGTCCTCGACGCAGACGGAATCGAACGGGGCGGGGTCGAACGCGAGATCGAAGTAGGAGGACTCCAGCCCTGACTCGGTGACCGTCGCCTCGACGAAGTTCATGCTCGGCGAGCCGATGAAGCCCGCGACGAACAGATTCGCGGGCTGGTTGTAGCAGGTCAGCGGCGGATCAATTTGCTGGAGCTGCCCGCCGTCGATCACCGCGATTCGGTCGGACATCGTCATCGCCTCGGCCTGATCGTGGGTGACGTAGATGATCGTGGTGTCGAGCTGTTTGTGGAGGCGCTGGAGCTCAGTCCGCATGTGGACCCGGAGCTTCGCGTCCAGGTTTGCCAGCGGCTCGTCCATCAGAAAGGCGTCGGGCTCGCGGACGATCGCGCGCGCGATCGCAACCCGCTGGCGTTGGCCGCCAGAGAGTTCGTCGGGATCACGGTCGAGCATCCCTTCCATCTGGACGATCTCGGTCGCGTTCTCGACTCGTCGATCGACCTCCTCGGTGTCGAAATCCCGGAGCCGGAGCCCGAAACTGATGTTGTCGTAGACGTCCATGTGGGGGAACAGGGCGATGTTCTGGAACACCATCGCCACACCCCGATCCTTCGGCGGGAGGTCCGTCACCTCGCGGTCGCCGATAGTAATCGTGCCCTCGGTGGGCGTGGTCAGCCCGGCAATCGTCTCCATCGTGGTCGACTTCCCACAGCCCGACGGTCCGACCAGCGTGACGAACTCGCCGTCG harbors:
- a CDS encoding ABC transporter ATP-binding protein, producing MTRLKLEHVTKRYDDVVAVDDMNLDIADGEFVTLVGPSGCGKSTTMETIAGLTTPTEGTITIGDREVTDLPPKDRGVAMVFQNIALFPHMDVYDNISFGLRLRDFDTEEVDRRVENATEIVQMEGMLDRDPDELSGGQRQRVAIARAIVREPDAFLMDEPLANLDAKLRVHMRTELQRLHKQLDTTIIYVTHDQAEAMTMSDRIAVIDGGQLQQIDPPLTCYNQPANLFVAGFIGSPSMNFVEATVTESGLESSYFDLAFDPAPFDSVCVEDDVTVGVRPEDVYPVTDVESVPNPSRAIEATTDVLEPMGDEIFTYLLLGEGKTSMAQEATKTDQLLMSNDPNADIREDQEIDVVLDRHKVHLFDTASGEAITHGIVTPPGTDGAAGSPVETND